CCTGGACCCCCACCTGGATCGTCATCGCGATCACCGCGGTGAAGATCATCGGCTCGGTCATCGCGCCTCACCTCACCGACGACCCCAACCTGGTCGCCGGCTATCTCGGCACCGCCAACGGCCTCGGCTGGGTCGCGGGCGCCGTCTGCGGGTACCTGCTGTTGCGTAGGAGCCTGGGGCGCGCGTGCGGACCACTCGTCGGTCCGGAGGTGGCCCGCACGGTTCTGGTCACGCTCGCCGCCTCGGCGACCGCGGCCGCCGTCGGTCTCGGCATCGACCGCGGTCTCGGCCTGGACCTACTCACCGTTCGCGGCGGCGGGCCGGGCTCGATTCTGCGCCTGGCCATTCTCGGCATCGTCATGCTCGGCGTGACCTTCGCGCTCACTGTCGCGGTCAAGCTGCCCGAGGCGCTGAGCGTCGTTTCCATGCTGCAGCGTCGTCTGGGCGGTCGACTCGGAGTCGGCGTCCAAGATCACGCTTCGGTCATGGGCAACTCCGCCGCGCCTTCCCTGCCGTACCCTGATTCGGGTGATCGAGTCGTCGGCAGCAGTGCGGCCGACTCGACAACCGCAAACAAACCAGCGCACGGGGGCGGTGCTGATACGAGAAAGGGCAGGGCTGTGACCGACACCCCGGGGTCATCGACTCGGCCTGTTTCCACCCAGTCCCCGTCCACGGGCCCTGTTCCCACCTCGGTGATGCCCGGTGCCCGCATCGCCGACGGCCGCTATCGCCTGCTGACTTCGCACGGTGGCCCGGACGGGTTGCAGTTCTGGCAGGCCACCGATATCGAACTGAACCGGCCGGTGGCCCTGACGATCATCGACGGCACCGTGTTCAGCTCCGATCAGGTGCAGGACATCCTGTCGAATACCCTGCGGCTCAGCAAGATTGAATCTCCGGGCCTGGCGCGGGTGTTGGATGCGGTACGCGAGGGAAGCGGCGGCATCGTCGTTGCACAGTGGGTTCGTGGCGGTTCGCTGCGCGAGGTCGCAGACACCGAGCCGTCTGCCGTCGGCGCCAGTCGAGCCGTCCGATCCCTTGCCGAGGCCGCCGACGCGGCATTCGAGGCCGGATCGGCACTGAGCATCGACCACCCGGACCGCGTGCGTATCAGCATCGACGGGGACGCGGTACTCGCGTTCCCGGCCACGCTGTCCTCGGCCAGCGCCGATGAGGACGTTCACGGCCTCGGTGCCGCCCTGTACGCACTGACCACGCGCCGTTGGCCGCTGGCAGAAACGGGTCAACCGAGCGGGTTGGCTGCCGCCAATCGTGCTCCGGACGGCCGGCCTGTCGAGGCCCGCGTCATCGTGCCGACGGTGCCCACCGAGATCTCCGATGTCGCCTCGCGCGCGCTGAGCGATGACCCCGGTTCGGCGGCCGAACTGCTCGACGGTCTGGAATCGGCCATCGCGAGCGTCGATCACACCACCATGCTCGAGCCTGCCGCAGCGGCACCTACGCAGGCGCTGGGTATCGGCCGCCGCCAGGGTTTCGGGGAGCCGTCGGAGTCCACCGAGGACGATGACGAGGATTACGAGGACCTCGACGACGAGGATCCCGAGGAGGCGGCCCGTCACCGCAAGATCTTCCTGATCGGGCTCGGCGTGGTCGGTGTCCTGGTCATCTCGCTATGCGTCGCGCTGGGCGTCTGGGTGACGCGGATCTTCGGGGACGTGGGCCCCCTGGACAAGATCAACATCGGCATCGGGCTACCCACCCAGTCCTCGGACGGCGGCGCCGTCACACCCGGTAGCCCCGCCAAGATCGTGCAAGCGACGGTGTTTCCCCCGGGCCCTGACGCCGATCAACCGGGCAAGGCGGGTCTGGCGATCGACGGCAACTCCTCCACGTCATGGACCACCGACACCTACACCGACGCCGACCCCTTCCCCGTGCTCTTCAAGCCCGGCGTCGGTCTGCTGCTCGATCTACAGTCGGCGAGCGCCCTGAGCAGCGTCACGATCGAATCGCACAGTGTCGGAACGCAGGTGCAGATTCGTTCCGCCGACTCCTCCACGCCGGCCTCCTTCAACGACACCAAGGAGATCTCGGCTACCACCACTCTGAAGTCCGGCAAAACCACGATTCCCATCACCAGCAGCTCTCAGGTCTCTCATGTGCTGGTGTGGATCAACAAGCTGGGCTCCACCAACGGCGATCACCACGCGGAGATCGGCGAAATCACCGTGTCGACTGCTTCCTAGCTGGGCGATCGTCTGACAGTCGAGTAGTTATCGAACGCCTTTCGGTATTCGATCCGCGAATCCCGGTCTATATTTTTCGTGGTAGTTGAAACCCGATGGCAACCTGCAATTAGGTCGTTGAACTGCGGTTCATGTTGTTCAGTTACGAGAATCACTGTTACAGATAATTGAAAGTTGTATAACAGTTTGCTGTGGGCCGATCGTGTGGTCGACGGCGCCCCCTATTTTTGATTACTGTGCGCGTGTGGGCATGGTTCAGGGGGTTCTCACCACTCCTCAACACTCGGACGCCGAGCTGTTGGCTGCCCACGTCGCCGGCGATCCCTCGGCCTTCGAACAGCTGTTCCGCCGTCACCATCGCAGGCTCTACCGACTCGCCCGCGCCACCAGCCGCACCCCCGAGGATGCCGCCGATGCGCTGCAGGAGGCGATGCTGTCGGCGCACCGCGGAGCTGCCAACTTCCGCAATGACGCCGCGGTCACCAGCTGGCTGTACCGCATCGTCGTGAACGCCTGCCTGGATCGGCTACGCCGCAACAAAGCACACAGCCCGATCGAGCTCGAAGAGGACCTGTACACCGTTGAGGACCCCTCGACCAACGTCGACACCTCAATCGTCATCCAGAAGGCCCTGCTGCGGCTGCCCGCAGAACAGCGTGCGGCGGTCATCGCAGTCGATATGCAGGGATATTCGGTCGCCGATGCCGCTGAGCTGCTCGGTGTACCCGAAGGCACGGTGAAAAGTCGTTGTGCGCGTGCTCGCGCACGTCTGGCCGTCGCCCTGCACTATCTCGACAAGGCCGGCTCCGTCGAACCGGAAACCATCGACTACTAGCCGTGTGCCACCGTGTCACGATCCGCCTACAAATTGGGCAACGATCGTGGCGGTCGGTAGCTGGATATGGGAACAATGAACACAAATGGTCAGCAACCAGCCGGGTGGCTCCGATGGCGAAGGTAACCTCGACAAGGTGAACCTCGCCGAGGTACCGCTGTCACTAGAGGTCTTGGCCGACCTGCACGCCGGCGTCTACGACGCCGGTGATGCCGACGTACTTCGGCAACGGGCAGAGCACGATCCAGATGCACGCCAGGCGCTGGCCGCCCTCGGCCGTGTGCGCACCGACCTGGTGGCGTGGATGGAAAGTCCCGCACCCGATGTACCGGAGTCCGTCGTCGCCGACATCGTTGCCGCATTACGCACCGAGTCCGCCAAGTCCACGTTGCCCGCGGTAGCTGCGAATGCCCCTCGCCCCGCTGACGCCGGCCTCAACCTGGTCACCGGGCCCGTTCCACTGGATCATCGCCGGCATCCGGCGGCAAAGCGTCGCTGGCTCGCCTACTCCGGCGCGGGCTTGGCCGCCGCCGCCTGCGTCGCCGTTGCCGTCACCCTGGTCGCACAGAACAATCACCGCGCCTCCCAGACCACCACCGCTGTGGCCGGACCCTCGTTGTCTCAGCAGATCGCACCCAAGACGGCCGCTCCGGTGGCACCAGAACTGCCCGCACAAAGCGCTTTGGGGCAGTCTCCCTTCCCGATATCCGGGAGTGAGATCACCGCACTGGTCGGTCGCACACCCGCGTTCGGGGACCTACAGGATGCCGCGCGCCGCGCGTCCTGCCTCACCGGACTTGGCTTCTCGGCCTCCACCCCCGTACTGGGTGCACAGACTCTCGATGTCGACGGTCCCGCCGTGCTGATGGTCCTGCCTGCCGAACGCCCCGGCGAGCTACTGGCCGTGGCCGTGCGCCCGGGATGCAGCCAGTCCGACCCCCAGCGTG
The nucleotide sequence above comes from Mycobacteroides saopaulense. Encoded proteins:
- a CDS encoding murein biosynthesis integral membrane protein MurJ, which translates into the protein MAAVREPLDPLPDPESDDTIEELSDAAVIGHSGSMAVATLVSRITGFIKLLLITAALGAASASAFSTANQLPNIIAALVLEATFTAIFIPVLTRAEREDADGGEAFIRKLLTIVTTLLLLTTVLSVLSAPLLAALMLGGDPKVSTSLTTALAYLLLPQIFFYGLSSVFMATLNTRNVFGPPAWAPVWNNIVAIVTLILYWLMPGELTLNPTRMSDPKLLVLGIGTTLGVVTQALVLVPAIRRQHIPMRPLWGIDDRLKQFGGMAAAMFAYVAISQFGYVIANRIAAGAADSGPIIYNQTWLILQLPYGVVGVTILTAIMPRLSRNAAAEDTRAVLGDMSLGTRLTMTVLIPVVAVMTVGGPAMGPALFAYGNFGLASAHYLGLSISLSSFTLIPYALVLLQLRVFYARQEAWTPTWIVIAITAVKIIGSVIAPHLTDDPNLVAGYLGTANGLGWVAGAVCGYLLLRRSLGRACGPLVGPEVARTVLVTLAASATAAAVGLGIDRGLGLDLLTVRGGGPGSILRLAILGIVMLGVTFALTVAVKLPEALSVVSMLQRRLGGRLGVGVQDHASVMGNSAAPSLPYPDSGDRVVGSSAADSTTANKPAHGGGADTRKGRAVTDTPGSSTRPVSTQSPSTGPVPTSVMPGARIADGRYRLLTSHGGPDGLQFWQATDIELNRPVALTIIDGTVFSSDQVQDILSNTLRLSKIESPGLARVLDAVREGSGGIVVAQWVRGGSLREVADTEPSAVGASRAVRSLAEAADAAFEAGSALSIDHPDRVRISIDGDAVLAFPATLSSASADEDVHGLGAALYALTTRRWPLAETGQPSGLAAANRAPDGRPVEARVIVPTVPTEISDVASRALSDDPGSAAELLDGLESAIASVDHTTMLEPAAAAPTQALGIGRRQGFGEPSESTEDDDEDYEDLDDEDPEEAARHRKIFLIGLGVVGVLVISLCVALGVWVTRIFGDVGPLDKINIGIGLPTQSSDGGAVTPGSPAKIVQATVFPPGPDADQPGKAGLAIDGNSSTSWTTDTYTDADPFPVLFKPGVGLLLDLQSASALSSVTIESHSVGTQVQIRSADSSTPASFNDTKEISATTTLKSGKTTIPITSSSQVSHVLVWINKLGSTNGDHHAEIGEITVSTAS
- the sigM gene encoding RNA polymerase sigma factor SigM → MGMVQGVLTTPQHSDAELLAAHVAGDPSAFEQLFRRHHRRLYRLARATSRTPEDAADALQEAMLSAHRGAANFRNDAAVTSWLYRIVVNACLDRLRRNKAHSPIELEEDLYTVEDPSTNVDTSIVIQKALLRLPAEQRAAVIAVDMQGYSVADAAELLGVPEGTVKSRCARARARLAVALHYLDKAGSVEPETIDY